The Flavobacterium jumunjinense genome includes a region encoding these proteins:
- a CDS encoding PD-(D/E)XK nuclease domain-containing protein encodes MFTDKFQPIINDKKKVTESRGPLYEDAEPSMIIHDDFREFLMSFQEFNTDYSKKLEVNKLKQILENTNSILSKTNTTVTNETSIYTPVKWLVEIVYPSMRSLGKARFIKKFSTYHPDILIPEISSAVEYKYIRKGVGIETYLDQIKTDADNYEGDSEYKFFYAIVYFEDKSEINPAGFKQAVFEKKFPENWVLIPL; translated from the coding sequence ATGTTCACCGACAAATTTCAACCTATTATTAATGATAAAAAAAAGGTGACTGAAAGTCGCGGACCTTTATACGAAGATGCTGAGCCATCAATGATAATTCACGATGATTTTAGAGAGTTCTTAATGTCTTTTCAAGAATTTAACACAGATTACTCTAAAAAGCTTGAAGTTAACAAACTGAAACAAATTTTAGAAAACACCAATTCCATATTGTCAAAAACTAATACAACTGTAACTAATGAAACTTCCATTTACACACCAGTCAAATGGCTTGTTGAAATAGTTTATCCTTCAATGAGAAGTTTAGGGAAAGCTAGATTTATTAAAAAATTCAGTACATATCACCCAGATATATTAATCCCAGAAATTAGTTCAGCAGTTGAATATAAATACATAAGAAAAGGAGTTGGAATTGAAACCTATCTTGACCAAATAAAGACTGATGCTGACAATTATGAAGGAGATTCAGAATATAAGTTCTTCTATGCAATCGTTTATTTTGAAGATAAATCTGAAATTAATCCTGCTGGATTTAAACAAGCAGTATTTGAAAAAAAATTCCCCGAAAACTGGGTTTTAATTCCATTATAA
- a CDS encoding phospholipase D-like domain-containing protein, giving the protein MKNMVKAHFENIRQNIIDELDKATEKIVVAVYWFTNQTLFQKLISKVEEGLKVELIIHNDYINNRDSGLNFQNFIDIGGEFYFSNTFNPMHNKFCIIDNKVLINGSYNWTYYAEDRNRENILIIKNEQETLNSFSSEFDRLKSLTEKEEQIRPLTKFEVDEFNLLRARDYLANDIVFQAKATGNKDLIESAFQIAPDNIEVQKNAFDLKLTKRHKLKFSIGSSLQNDKFLIIVPKDTYIPVTKTEIVQTVFDNQTSSGSTIHYGENLKASKNVKFAEMKINGLPKKPAGEAKMKYHFTIDIYGNLKMDKFSLDNGIRQSITKKITGLLEEETEQ; this is encoded by the coding sequence ATGAAAAATATGGTAAAAGCACATTTTGAAAATATAAGACAAAATATTATTGATGAATTGGACAAAGCAACTGAAAAAATTGTAGTTGCTGTATATTGGTTTACAAATCAAACTTTATTTCAAAAATTGATAAGCAAAGTAGAAGAAGGCTTAAAAGTTGAATTAATAATACATAATGACTATATAAACAACAGAGATTCAGGATTAAATTTTCAGAATTTTATTGATATTGGAGGTGAATTTTATTTTTCAAATACTTTCAATCCAATGCACAACAAGTTTTGCATAATTGACAACAAAGTTTTAATTAACGGCTCATATAATTGGACATATTATGCTGAAGATAGAAATCGGGAAAACATTTTGATTATTAAAAATGAGCAAGAAACATTAAATTCTTTTTCTTCCGAATTTGACAGACTTAAATCTTTAACAGAAAAAGAAGAACAAATTAGGCCTTTGACAAAATTTGAGGTTGATGAATTTAATTTATTACGAGCGAGAGATTATTTAGCTAATGATATTGTTTTTCAAGCAAAAGCAACTGGTAACAAAGATCTAATTGAAAGTGCTTTTCAAATAGCACCTGATAATATAGAAGTTCAAAAAAATGCTTTTGATTTGAAACTTACAAAACGACATAAACTAAAATTTTCAATTGGGTCAAGTTTGCAAAACGATAAATTCCTAATAATTGTTCCAAAAGACACATATATTCCTGTTACAAAAACAGAAATTGTACAAACAGTATTTGACAATCAAACAAGTTCTGGTTCAACAATTCATTACGGCGAAAATCTAAAAGCGAGTAAAAATGTCAAGTTTGCTGAAATGAAAATTAATGGATTACCCAAAAAACCTGCTGGAGAAGCAAAGATGAAATATCATTTCACAATCGATATTTACGGTAATCTGAAAATGGATAAGTTCTCATTAGATAATGGAATTAGACAGAGTATAACCAAAAAAATTACGGGATTACTTGAAGAGGAAACAGAACAATAA